In one window of Helianthus annuus cultivar XRQ/B chromosome 17, HanXRQr2.0-SUNRISE, whole genome shotgun sequence DNA:
- the LOC110925178 gene encoding 3-ketoacyl-CoA synthase 1 → MAELTIKFHRKLIGFIQDLDLKSIKLSHASLYLLLIHLTLSILHFKLHHFWIITTFLLVSQIYLAKRSRPTYLVDFTCFKPDDNLKRSTQSILESSQKMGVFNQDTMYFQERVMNSSGLGDETYVPPGPAAQPPQLNWEVAMAEAKMVMYGALDSLFQKTGIAPQDIGILIVNCSGFNPNPSLTSMIVNHYKLKPDIVTYNLSGMGCSAGLISISLAQTLLQTHHDTYAVVLSIEAMSLYWYLGNDRSMILGNCLFRMGGAAIILSNKYSDRARSKYVLAHMIRTNKASDDECYNSVQQREDDKGIIGVSLSRDLMRVAGDALKTNITTLGPLVLPFSEQFLFFITLVKKKILRMNVKPYIPNFKLAFEHFCVHAGGKAVLNEVQKSLNLTDQDMEPSRMTLHRFGNTSSSSCWYELGYMEAKGRVSKGDRVWQIAFGSGFKCNSLVWTALKTIPPGGFMGEAWFDCIGGYPVKVPVN, encoded by the coding sequence ATGGCTGAACTTACAATCAAATTCCATCGAAAACTAATTGGTTTCATACAAGATTTAGACCTCAAATCCATAAAACTAAGCCATGCATCTTTATATCTACTCCTCATTCATCTCACTCTCTCTATCCTTCACTTCAAACTCCACCATTTTTGGATCATCACCACCTTCTTGTTAGTTTCACAAATTTACTTAGCAAAACGTTCAAGACCCACCTATCTTGTCGACTTCACTTGCTTCAAACCCGATGACAACCTTAAAAGGTCCACTCAAAGCATCTTGGAAAGCTCACAAAAGATGGGGGTGTTCAATCAAGATACAATGTATTTTCAAGAACGCGTCATGAATAGTTCTGGTTTAGGGGACGAGACATACGTCCCCCCAGGGCCTGCGGCTCAGCCCCCACAACTAAATTGGGAGGTAGCCATGGCCGAGGCCAAGATGGTCATGTATGGTGCCTTAGACTCTTTGTTTCAAAAGACGGGAATTGCACCACAAGATATTGGTATTTTGATAGTGAATTGCAGCGGATTCAACCCTAACCCGTCTCTAACCTCCATGATAGTTAACCATTACAAGCTCAAACCTGATATCGTGACATACAACCTGAGCGGAATGGGCTGCAGTGCGGGTCTTATTTCTATCAGCTTAGCTCAAACTCTTCTCCAGACTCACCACGACACGTACGCTGTTGTTTTGAGCATTGAAGCCATGTCCCTCTACTGGTACTTGGGAAATGATCGTTCCATGATATTAGGAAACTGCCTTTTCCGGATGGGTGGTGCTGCAATAATCCTCTCCAACAAGTATAGTGATCGAGCACGCTCCAAATACGTGTTAGCCCATATGATCAGAACCAATAAAGCATCTGACGATGAATGCTACAACAGCGTGCAGCAGAGAGAAGACGACAAGGGTATTATCGGAGTTTCACTTTCCCGGGACCTAATGAGAGTTGCTGGAGACGCCCTAAAGACAAATATAACAACTTTAGGACCTTTAGTGTTACCCTTTTCTGagcaatttttattttttattacacTTGTGAAAAAGAAGATACTGAGGATGAATGTGAAGCCATACATACCCAATTTTAAGCTTGCTTTCGAGCATTTTTGTGTACACGCTGGCGGTAAGGCGGTGCTGAATGAGGTTCAGAAGAGTTTGAATCTAACGGACCAGGATATGGAGCCATCGAGGATGACGTTGCACCGGTTTGGCAACACGTCAAGCAGTTCCTGTTGGTATGAGTTGGGTTACATGGAGGCTAAAGGTCGAGTTTCGAAAGGGGATCGTGTTTGGCAGATTGCATTCGGGTCGGGTTTCAAGTGTAACAGTCTGGTTTGGACCGCTTTAAAGACTATTCCACCAGGTGGCTTCATGGGGGAAGCATGGTTTGACTGCATTGGTGGCTACCCGGTCAAGGTCCCTGTTAACTAG